A genomic region of Dreissena polymorpha isolate Duluth1 chromosome 4, UMN_Dpol_1.0, whole genome shotgun sequence contains the following coding sequences:
- the LOC127876722 gene encoding uncharacterized protein LOC127876722, which produces MGNPTSDCVKFIQSLARQLQSPDAATKLFSTNEQVDEYNRTKIMEFPGQLYEFLSADTGERNFLSQMIIPKHLWLKIGAPVILMRNLSDKLVNGLKGVVSAITEEGPIVKFGEKSVPVPRMKCSVFSPSKNHDVAVREQYPLKLAFAISIHKSQGMTLESVEINCKGIFKPGQLGVALGRARTTDGVRVVNFTPSVCLKQPSVVQDFIQRDNSTRPFLTDHSCCRITSRTREDNAELSNVTVENLLTSEADIDIGENESTSEEFDEEFDNIIKSIDELQTENIKLPEDLDLEAILQNLKCENVVTPMQLKANNIVSNIDREKFEHFVKIIYSKIMSFMESLKIDASNVAPVSAQKLTEFYSKMHVYQTSAEYRMSCLSFFNNEVFTEEHLHVSFNITNSVRIYILKKQAEMIPITSKKSTERKITNAAQARVRYVGGYCIAKLHYKYIQKKRSTMYQTDKADMFQEAVISANILDSLRVQEQDTSMPETMLDISRRQNQNRSLTNIPDSLYNFYCSITEQSLKLLVDENLKKHGENMFEYSKNTLVENKNLYHQFYTAVKDSCQKTVDIYNNIIDNQDFEKHIYIIYTKLIKIFLMVMVNQFRKDILENFQIKKKMSHRKQILVSTKGEKKPRKNISKKSPTVIDIDQPSTSTQVLIKKRKNESDSDSDNSPVEENDEVLCLVCNKKTNSTNKGAIANQWIQCDKCEGWIHRLCAGLSHHLKWKKAQREASLFFCKQCE; this is translated from the exons ATGGGTAATCCAACCAGTGATTGTGTTAAATTTATTCAAAGCCTTGCCCGACAGTTACAGAGCCCAGATGCTGCAACAaaacttttttcaacaaatgaaCAAGTTGACGAATACAACCGTACTAAAATTATGGAATTTCCAGGACAGCTGTATGAATTCCTGTCTGCAGACACTGGTGAACGGAATTTTCTATCACAAATGATTATACCAAAACATCTTTGGTTAAAAATTGGAGCCCCTGTTATTCTGATGAGGAACCTCAGCGATAAGCTGGTGAATGGACTGAAAGGCGTGGTGTCTGCAATTACGGAAGAGGGTCCAATTGTTAAATTTGGAGAGAAATCAGTTCCTGTTCCAAGAATGAAATGTTCTG TTTTCAGTCCTTCAAAGAACCATGATGTTGCTGTTCGAGAGCAGTATCCATTGAAGCTTGCTTTTGCCATTAGTATCCACAAGTCGCAAGGCATGACCCTTGAAAG TGTGGAAATCAATTGTAAAGGCATATTTAAGCCGGGCCAACTTGGAGTAGCACTGGGAAGGGCGCGTACCACAGATGGAGTGAGAGTGGTGAACTTCACGCCCAGTGTTTGTTTGAAGCAACCCTCTGTAGTTCAAGACTTCATTCAACGTGACAATTCTACAAGGCCATTTCTGACAGATCACAGCTGTTGCAGAATAACTTCTAG AACAAGGGAAGATAATGCTGAGCTTTCAAACGTTACAGTTGAGAACCTGCTTACATCAGAGGCTGATATTGACATTGGTGAAAATGAAAGTACCTCTGAAGAATTCGATGAAGAATTTGACAACATCATCAAAAGTATCGATGAACTTCAAACTGAAAACATTAAGTTGCCTGAAGATTTAGATTTAGAAGCAATTTTACAgaatttaaaatgtgaaaatgttGTAACACCAATGCAGTTGAAAGCAAACAATATTGTAAGTAATATTGATAGGGAGAAATTTGAACACtttgtgaaaataatatattcaaaaatTATGTCGTTCATGGAGAGTTTAAAAATTGATGCAAGTAATGTGGCACCTGTTTCTGCACAAAAGCTAACAGAATTTTACTCAAAGATGCATGTTTATCAGACAAGTGCTGAGTACAGAATGAGTTGTTTGTCATTCTTTAATAATGAAGTATTTACAGAGGAACATTTACATGTGTCTTTTAATATTACAAATTCGGTTcgaatatatatacttaaaaaacaaGCTGAAATGATCCCAATTACAAGTAAAAAAAGCACAGAAAGAAAAATCACCAATGCAGCACAGGCAAGAGTACGTTATGTTGGTGGTTACTGTATCGCAAAGCTACactacaaatatatacaaaagaaAAGAAGTACCATGTACCAAACAGACAAAGCAGATATGTTTCAGGAAGCTGTTATAAGTGCAAATATTCTGGACAGTTTAAGAGTACAAGAGCAAGACACAAGCATGCCAGAAACCATGTTAGACATTAGTAGGAGGCAAAATCAAAACAGATCGCTTACCAACATCCCTGATTCACTGTACAATTTCTATTGTTCTATCACTGAACAATCCTTAAAATTATTGGTTGACGAAAACCTAAAAAAACATGGTGAAAATATGTTCGAATATTCAAAAAACACTttagttgaaaataaaaatttatatcaCCAGTTTTATACTGCTGTGAAAGACAGTTGTCAGAAGACTGttgacatttataataatataattgacAATCAAgattttgaaaaacatatttacattatttatacaaaattaattaaaatctttTTGATGGTCATGGTAAATCAATTTAGAAAAGACATTCTggaaaattttcaaataaaaaagaaaatgtcaCACAGAAAACAAATTTTGGTGTCTACTAAAGGTGAAAAAAAGCCacgtaaaaatatttcaaaaaaaagTCCAACAGTGATTGACATTGATCAACCAAGTACGTCTACacaagttttaattaaaaagagaaaaaatgaGTCGGATTCTGACAGTGACAACTCTCCAGTGGAGGAAAACGATGAAGTTCTTTGCCTTGTTTGTAACAAGAAAACAAATTCCACAAACAAAGGAGCCATAGCTAATCAGTGGATTCAATGCGACAAGTGTGAAGGCTGGATCCATCGTTTGTGTGCTGGTCTTTCACACCATTTGAAATGGAAAAAGGCCCAACGTGAAGCGTCATTGTTCTTCTGCAAACAGTGTGAATAA
- the LOC127876721 gene encoding uncharacterized protein LOC127876721, whose translation MKECGESSICNKRIFIDHIPHVFCNAVKKRIKGKTTMTTYTGISVKKLCDVLDRKSLPENPQEIMKLLPIDVEKIEILNDSVKCSIPTKIFCDGNEVYKVIQFQCNGHWKLKISGTDIDLKSLFMNDCFNANKESVQTVIQGVRLLKLCAGVQISKTVIMSRYHTLNKWTFDNDNDNGSRLIHSVVCNRLVGMNSASGTCKKCLKMTFHSDSSKHIENKENINIAIEFDSTRDSIMKLFPGAPGEMIELLLSQAQNVARDPKGRRWPQSIISLCLQWYCRSPQSYEAVRESKYLILPSRSVLIQYKTKVKQHVGFDDNIFHWMFNEAQRQKVPQEGYIGGLIIDEMSIQADIQICKSGDVVEMTGLMDIGEEGNTSHTLRKGSHEKVLGTHALQILFLGITGFRFPIAHFLSDGIQAPEMYPIFWEAIDKLKMFGFKPVYTCMDGAQANRTFMKINIGNQNNTFKTVSPCTFNDIVFLMDFSHVMKKIRNNILKSGISDKCTRILTLINGHTVQWQMFIDCYQWDRCNALQLHRRLTNEHMFLSNQSKMRNHLAEDVLNAEMLNLMLQYQQYLGEKGNVLTGVIELLQQTSLMIRIFRDMKPIITTDDSRLTDLMIVSKWFKDWETYAMNCEIVPKNIRAKNIMSIQCHEDIQSCAIGFVELCQMLISAESKVRITLGLVNSDAVENLFNQQRSTYNGAYTNPNALQYRRSLNSILLGQTTVSQKANAGKNRSAALPFNCTMTSEPTNKRKSTSGIGLGEKIKVIRY comes from the coding sequence ATGAAGGAATGTGGAGAAAGTTCCATATGTAACAAGCGCATATTTATTGACCACATTCCACATGTGTTTTGTAATGCAGTTAAGAAACGTATCAAAGGGAAAACCACCATGACAACATACACTGGCATAAGTGTGAAAAAACTGTGTGATGTTCTTGACAGAAAATCATTACCAGAAAACCCACaggaaataatgaaattattgcctATAGACGTGGAAAAAATTGAAATACTCAATGACAGTGTTAAGTGCTCTATACCAACAAAGATCTTCTGTGATGGTAATGAGGTGTATAAGGTCATTCAATTTCAGTGTAATGGGCACTGGAAATTGAAGATAAGTGGGACAGATATAGACCTTAAATCTCTATTCATGAATGAttgttttaatgcaaataaagaGAGTGTTCAAACTGTAATACAGGGCGTTCGCCTACTGAAACTTTGTGCTGGTGTTCAAATATCAAAAACTGTAATCATGAGCCGGTACCATACACTTAATAAGTGGacatttgataatgataatgataatggcaGTAGATTAATACACTCAGTTGTATGCAACAGACTTGTTGGAATGAACTCAGCATCAGGAACAtgtaaaaaatgcttaaaaatgacTTTCCATTCAGACTCTAGCAAACACATTGAAAACAAGGAGAACATAAACATTGCTATTGAATTTGATAGTACCAGAGATAGTATAATGAAGCTGTTTCCTGGAGCACCTGGTGAAATGATTGAGCTCCTGTTAAGCCAAGCCCAAAATGTTGCTAGGGATCCAAAAGGGAGGAGATGGCCTCAAAGTATTATTTCTTTATGTTTGCAATGGTATTGCAGGAGTCCACAGTCCTATGAAGCAGTAAGAGAATCCAAATATTTGATATTGCCTTCACGAAGTGTTTTAattcagtataaaacaaaagttaaacaacaTGTTGGGTTCGATGACAATATTTTTCATTGGATGTTCAATGAAGCACAGCGTCAAAAAGTACCCCAAGAGGGTTACATCGGTGGCTTAATCATTGATGAAATGAGTATTCAAGCTGACATACAAATATGCAAATCGGGTGATGTGGTTGAAATGACTGGTCTGATGGACATAGGAGAAGAGGGTAATACTTCACATACATTAAGGAAAGGTAGCCACGAAAAAGTCCTTGGCACTCATGCATTGCAGATTCTGTTTTTGGGGATCACTGGTTTTAGATTTCCAATAGCCCATTTTCTATCTGATGGGATACAGGCCCCGGAAATGTACCCAATATTCTGGGAAGCTATTGACAAACTGAAAATGTTTGGGTTTAAACCTGTCTATACATGTATGGATGGCGCGCAGGCAAATAgaacatttatgaaaataaatattggaaATCAAAATAACACCTTCAAGACTGTAAGTCCTTGCACCTTTAATGACATTGTTTTTCTAATGGATTTTTCACATGTTATGAAAAAAATtagaaataatatattgaaaagtGGTATATCAGACAAGTGTACCAGaattttaacattaattaatggACACACAGTACAGTGGCAGATGTTTATTGACTGCTATCAGTGGGACAGGTGCAATGCCCTGCAGCTTCACAGGCGACTTACAAATGAACACATGTTCCTGTCAAACCAATCAAAAATGAGAAATCACCTGGCTGAGGATGTTTTGAACGCTGAAATGTTAAATTTAATGTTACAGTATCAGCAGTACTTAGGAGAGAAGGGAAATGTCCTCACCGGTGTTATCGAGCTTCTTCAACAAACATCGCTTATGATAAGAATATTCAGAGACATGAAGCCAATTATTACCACTGATGACTCTAGGCTAACTGACCTAATGATTGTTTCCAAGTGGTTCAAGGACTGGGAAACCTATGCCATGAATTGTGAAATAGTTCCTAAAAACATAAGGGCAAAGAATATCATGTCCATACAATGTCATGAGGACATTCAATCCTGTGCTATTGGATTCGTTGAGCTGTGCCAGATGCTAATATCAGCAGAGTCCAAAGTGCGTATCACTCTTGGCCTTGTAAACTCTGACGCAGTTGAAAACCTGTTCAACCAACAGAGGTCTACCTACAATGGTGCTTATACCAATCCCAATGCGCTACAGTACAGGAGATCTTTGAACAGCATTCTCCTTGGACAAACAACTGTATCCCAAAAAGCCAATGCCGGCAAGAATCGTTCAGCAGCCCTGCCCTTCAACTGCACAATGACTAGCGAACCGACAAATAAAAGGAAGTCAACATCTGGGATTGGATTAGGTGAAAAAATCAAAGTCATACGATATTAG